DNA from Cyprinus carpio isolate SPL01 chromosome B3, ASM1834038v1, whole genome shotgun sequence:
cgggtcagttatatcgagcagattctagtatattcacgtctgtgttttagttacggcgggtcagttatatcgagcagattctagtatattcacgtctgtgttttagttacggcgggtcagttatatcgagcagattctagtatattcacgtcagtgttttagttacggcgggtcagttatatcgagcagattctagtatattcacgtctgtgttttagttacggcgggtcagttatatcgagcagattctagtatattcacgtctgtgttttagttacggcgggtcagttatatcaagcagattctagtatattctgtctgtgttttagttacggcgggtcagttatatcgagcagattctagtatattcatgtcagtgttttagttacggcgggtcagttatatcgagcagattctagtatattcacgtctgtgttttagtcacggcgggtcagttatatcgagcagattatAGTATATCcacgtcagtgttttagttacggcgggtcagttatatcgagcagattctagtatatttcacgtctgtgttttagtcacggcgggtcagttatatcgagcagattctagtatattcacgtctgtgttttagttacggcgggtcagttatatcgagcagattctagtatattcacgtcagtgttttagttacggcgggtcagttatatcgagcagattctagtatattctgtctgtgttttagttacagcgggtcagttatatcgagcagattctagtatattctgtcagtgttttagttacggcgggtcagttatatcgagcagattctagtatattcacgtctgtgttttagttacggcgggtcagttatatcgagcagattctagtatattctgtctgtgtgttttagttacagcgggtcagttatatcgagcagattctagtatattctgtcagtgttttagttacggcgggtcagttatatcgagcagattctagtatattcacgtctgtgttttagtcacggcgggtcagttatatcgagcagattctagtatattcacgtcagtgttttagttacggcgggtcagttatatcgagcagattctagtatattcacgtctgtgttttagtcacggcgggtcagttatatcgagcagattctagtatattcacgtctgtgttttagtcacggcgggtcagttatatcgagcagattctagtatattcgcGTCAGTGTTTTAgtcacggcgggtcagttatatcgagcagattctagtatattcgggtcagtgttttagttacggcgggtcagttatatcgagcagattctagtatattctgtctgtgttttagttacggcgggtcagttatatcgagcagattctagtatattcgcGTCAGTGTTTTAgtcacggcgggtcagttatatcgagcagattctagtatactcgcgtcagtgttttagttacggcgggtcagttatatcgagcagattctagtatattcatgtcagtgttttagttacggcgggtcagttatatcgagcagattctagtatattcatgtcagtgttttagttacggcgggtcagttatatcgagcagattctagtatattcatgtctgtgtttttagttacggcgggtcagttatatcgagcagattctagtatattcatgtcagtgttttttagttacggcgggtcagttatatcgagcagattctagtatattcacgtcagtgttttagttacggcgggtcagttatatcgagcagattctagtatacagtattcacgtcagtgttttagttacggcgggtcagttatatcgagcagattctagtatattcacgtcagtgttttagttacggcgggtcagttatatcgagcagattctagtatacagtattcacgtctgtgttttagtcacggcgggtcagttatatcgagcagattctagtatattcatgtcagtgttttagttacggcgggtcagttatatcgagcagattctagtatattcgcgtcagtgttttagttacggcgggtcagttatatcgagcagattctagtatattcatgtcagtgttttagttatggcgggtcagttatatcgagcagattctagtatattcatgtcagtgttttagttacggcgggtcagttatatcgagcagattctagtatattcatgtctgtgttttagttacggcgggtcagttatatcgagcagattctagtatattcatgtctgtgttttagttacggcgggtcagttatatcgagcagattctagtatattcatgtctgtgttttagttacggcgggtcagtcatatcgagcagattctagtatattcgcgtcagtgttttagttacggcgggtcagttatatcgagcagattctagtatattcacgtcagtgttttagttacggcgggtcagttatatcgagcagattctagtatattcgcgtcagtgttttagttacggcgggtcagttatatcgagcagattctagtatattctgtctgtgttttagttacggcgggtcagttatatcgagcagattctagtatattcacgtctgtgttttagttacggcgggtcagttatatcgagcagattctagtatattcacgtctgtgttttagttacagagggtcagttatatcgagcagattctagtatattctgtctgtgttttagttacagcgggtcagttatatcgagcagattctagtatattcacgtctgtgttttagtcacggcgggtcagttatatcgagcagattctagtatattcacgtcagtgttttagttacggcgggtcagttatatcgagcagattctagtatattctgtctgtgttttagttacagcgggtcagttatatcgagcagattctagtatattcacgtctgtgttttagttacagcgggtcagttatatcgagcagattctagtatattcatgTCTGTGTTCTGGTTAGGATTGTGGTGAAGAGTGGAGCTTGAGCGtataggttgtgtgtgtgtgaatgttgtCTGTGATTGTCTGATGGGACACACACAGACTGTGTACTCATTGTATATGGAGTGGTAGTCCAAAATTATCTTCAGTTTCAATATGCAGCTAATAGAGcacatacactgaacaaataaaacactatttatCATCACAGTGACATTAACGCATTCAATgcatgaagaaacaaaaacacttatCAAATAACTCTCCCATAAAATAACCACACgctctactcttcagcacaaaACTCTTTGTAAAGCCCAGAATATCTGAACTTTAAACACTAACAGGTCTTTccttttacactttatttaaacaactctttcattttaagtttaagtgATTACATGCATTTGTCAACATGGACAACAGAGGATTCAGTAAACCTCACAACAGTCAAagtgtattttttactgtacctGGTCTAGAAGTTACTGGTGTTGTTGTATTTGATTTTGTGATGTGGACTGAGGTCTCTGCTGTTGTTGAATCAGCTCGAGCTGTAAAGATGAATGTTCAGATGCATCAGACTACAGAATTtgacaattatattttaattagtaaacaCAAGATAAATCTAGCATTGTCTATCATTATATTAGCACATCTAACAGAAACTCTTCAGTAACTGATTTATGAGATTGTTTTCTCACCTGGTCTCTTGTCAGTGTATGTGGCTGAGGTCTTGACTTGATCTCTGTGAGTAACTTcacatctccactctctgttgagatcttcattcaggagtgttgtaGTCAGAGAGCTGATACAGTGATCTGGAGctgatatctgatatctggagtctgatCTCATCAGTTTAACACCAGTCTGATTCACCCAGAACAGATCAATTTTCTCAGAACGGATCCAAGCATCACAAGAGACTCCAGCATATGAATACAACTGACAGAAGAGAGTCACAGAGTGGCCTGCACTGAACTCAGTctgtgaggatgatgaagatgatgaagagactgaaacacaaaataacacacacatcacacactcttcaATCATCATGAGAGTTTAAATGAAGAATTTGCTCTTTTTAAATTGACcacataatcataaaattaccatgaagaacatgcagataaacacgAGCATCAGTTCTCAGTTTTTGTCCATTCACTGTCCATTGTTGGCAGATGTAAGATCCATAATCTTCTTTTGAGATGTTcttgatgttcagagagcagtcagaccccagactcagtctctTATAACTCTCTGTGTCTTTGTTCTTTATCCCTAATTTAATCAGTTCAACTGTCTCTGAATGACTGAATCTGTTATAGTAGTTCCATGTAGTTGATTTGCAGTCATGAAGAGCATTATTACAGGACAGATggacattttcaccagaactgatgaacacatgagCATCATCCACTCCACTGAGacctgaaacacaagaacatctgAGTGATCATTATactatacattaataaataaaaacataaacataccagcattaaaagattcagatcatgtCTTTTTTTCCTCACTTAATGCAAACAACACACTCTGCAGAAGAAACTATTTCTCTTTATCAGAGAGCTGTTcgaatcacaaacacactcttaacATTAACAAGATAATTCAGCAGATGTTTGAGTGTGAAACTGTCTAGCTTTAGTGGAACAGGAATAATCCAGTATGTTCTGTTTGTAACAATAATAAACTGATCATGTTCAAATGAACTCTTTCTCATATTAATTCACTAACTGTCTTGAAGAGAAAACTCAGATGtctttaaactgttttggagtaaagcaaaatgtcaccggtcccactcatcgttttaatcatacgctagatttatttatatcgcatggaatcgatcttactgatatagatattgtacctcaaagtgatgatgttactgaccatttccttgtatcgtgcatgctgtgtatcactgatattaactatatggctcagCGTTAACTGACTtgaactaacttggaagtttttagaattgcgtggaaaaacagtatgtccagctatagacaggctctaaaaactgccagggccgagcatatccacaaactcatagaaaacaaccaaaacaatccaaggtttttatttagcacagtggctagattaacaaataaccacacgccacccgatctaaatattccctcacagttaaatagtaatgactttatgaatttcttcactgataaaatagataacatcagaaatacaataacaaatgtagattctacagcgtctaatacttcagttttatctatcgcacccaaaggataaactgcagtgctttacaactctaggacaggaagagctaaataaacttatcactgcatctaaaccaacaacatgtttattagatcctgtacccactaaattactgaaagagttgttacctctagcagaagaaccgcttatcaatattattaactcgtcgttatctttaggtcacatcccaaaaccattcaagctggcggttattaagcctcttattaagaaaccacaactagatcctagtgaactggcaaattacagacccatttcaaatcttccatttatgtctaaaatttttgaaaaagttgtgtctgctcaactgtgctccttcttgcaaaaaaaaaaaaatatctctatgaagaatttcagtcgggtttcaatGTTCAGTCCCagccatcatagcacagaaactgcacttgttaaaattacaaattacttgcttcttgcgtcagaccaagggtgcatctcattgctagttttacttgatcttagtgctgtgttcgacaccatagatcacgacatactcatagatcgattacagaactatacaggtatccaagggcaggctttaagatggtttagatcctacctgtcccgatcgctaccactttgtttatttaaatggggagtcatctcatttatcaccagtaaaatatggagtgccacaatgatctgtcctaggtcctctgctattttcaatatacatgtttgccacttggtaatatcattagaaaatacgggattagtttccactgttatgctgatgatactcaactatatatctcaacaagaccaggtgaaacttcaaaattatctaagctaacagagtgtgttaaacatgtaaaagattggatgaccaataattttcttctatttaattcagataagacagagatacattacaaacattacacagaatctcgtagattacaattggcaattagatggatgtactgttgtttcctctactgtcaaaaatctgggtgttatattagacattaacttgtcttttgaaaatcatatttcccatgttacaaaaacagcattcttccatcttagaaacattgccaagctacgaaacatgttacctgttcctgcaTGAAGATTGGCTAGttaatgcattcatgacctctagactggactattgtaatgcactgctaggtggttgtcctgcatcctcaataaacaagctacaggtagtccaaaatgcagccgCTAGAGTCCTTACatggtcaagaaaatatgatcatattaccccaattttacagtctctgcactggctacctattaagttccgtatcagttacaaaatattattacttacttataaggcccttaatgatTTAGCTCCTGCGtccctaactagtcttctaccacgctacaacccatcacgctccctaaggtcacaaaacgctggacttttgatagtacctaggatagcaaagtccactaaaggaggtagaactttttcgcatttggctcccaaactctggaatagccttcctgataatgtttggggttcagacacactttctctgtttaaatctagattaaaaacacacctctttgaccaagcattcaaataatgcatctcataattttggactgcagttatatctgatcaaatgtgcattattattctttagcttgggttaaactaattaattttacttggctggaacagcagctacgctaattttatctctatttgtttctgttttgccacaggatttacatcccgtggtaactaggatttacacaagctccagtctggatccagaacacctgagaagagatgatgccaacccctcagaggacctcagatgatgctaacccagagacaacatacagaactaccacattttgctataagtttgattgcataatagctgttaatagtgttaatcgtctgtttgtttacgccttttattgatttttctgaacatttctgctgtatgcacataaactgacagtcaccaccgataagctactactaaatattgtagaaacttaattttctgtaaagttgcttcgcaatgatttgtatcgtaaaaagcgctatacaaataaacttgaatttaatttacCTGTGAGGAGTAAAGAGAGAAagatcagtcccagcagacacaAGTGACACTTATCAGTCATCTTCTCTTTCTGTCAGTCTTCCTCTTCATCATACGCTCtcaactctttctttaaatactctCAGCTCTTCCTGTGTTTGTTCACTTCCTCtgatctgtttaaatcatgctaaaGCTGCTATTTACTGACTGACACGATGCCAGTGTGTGATGGAGAAGTGTTGCTTCACATTGTGTGAAACGTGTTCTTCAGTGTGAGAACTGCATATTAACCACAATTGCTCTGAACATGATCTATAGGCTATTTGCATTACTGTTAGTTTCTCATCTTTCTTTCAGTAGTTTCGTGTGTGCCATTAAATTCTAGAAATAAAATCAAGTTATTACTGATGAAACTGGTTTGTTACTGAAAATGTTTCCACTATCCATGACTCACTTGTAGAATATTAATTCTaaaacagtttttagaaatacTAAAAACAAGTATTTGTGTGCTGTGACAGACTGAGCTGTTTAAAACACTTCAGAGATGCTACAAAAGCCAGCTACTTTAAATTTGGTGGTAAAATGCTATAATTTATGAACGCTTTGGCATGTCGTTATGAAAGTCTGTAGGTGACATAGGCACCATGCCCTGAAGATACTCAAAATATTCATGGGCAAAATAATGAAGTTTCAGAAATGAGGGTAGCTTTTGGATTACAGTCTTTTTTTagattgcttaaacacatttattacattttgactCTTAGTGTTTCCACATGGGTATCTGTGTGCTAATCGAGCTCAAGCTATGTTGACTTGAGTGAACAATACTGAATTCTAAGCAATGAGAAATGAagggatttgtgtgtagagttttgcagtgaCAGTTCAACAAATCTGATTCATGTGTCAAAAAGGGGAATAGTGTTTATAGTTCAGGGAAATGGGTGTGCTTTTTAATAAATGGCATTATGGTCTTGAAATTTTAGTTCAAAAGCCTGATTatagtgtttaagcaatcgagaaaaactgatAATCTGTATTTTTCATGTTGTAATTGCAGTTTTGTTGATTCAAATTTTTATGGGTGATATAATGAATGTTGAAAAAATGTGgtggttttttttatgtgtgagaTGCTTtcgcatattgacaccaaacctTTGAGCAAACTTTTGACCCGTCCCAATATCCAAACATGCACAATCACTAAACACAGTTACATAGAGACTATTGAACAAGGCAGAAAACAAGAGAGCATGAACACAGCACAAGCAATACACATGCTGCTGCATCAACAGACACACATCAGCATTAAGACAAACACGTGCTGATCAGAGACATCTTTAAGAGTCAAGAACATCACCTTTCTATTCATTCCTTTAGTTTTCTTTGAAGCTGCTTCACAACGATTGTGTTGTGGTTTGTGTTCTAGTGTTTTCTGAAGAGTGTTACTGCAGGCTGTGAGAACTCAGTTAGTTTGACCGCACTGGTTTAACCCACACAGATCTGAGATCATCTGTGAACCCAGTTTGGACTGGTTTAACCCACACAGATCTGAGATCATCTGTGAACCCAGTTTGGACGGATGATGCTGTGAATTCTCACACATTCAGATCACAGTTCCTATTCTTTCTTTAACTGTGTTTCTACAGCCGAATTTATTCtttgtaaaaatgtttgctgcagtCTATTTACAAATTCACTGTTAGTTTCATTGGTGCAGTGTTTCTAAAGTGTTTATTTGAGTGATTTCATGTGAAGCAGGGTTCCTCATACACACACCTGGCTGTGATGTTCAAGTAAActcaaagaccttgattagctgattcaggtgtgtttaattaagccGCAGAAAGTgtccctccaggagcaggactgaggAACCTGATGTTTTTATGGGGAGACTGTTTTAGCTTACATTTATGGATGTTTATATAGATTTGTGGATGTTTGTATTGTTCAGGGGATTCCAGAACACTGCACACGCTGAACGTCTCTACTGTTGGTGTATCTAATATCTAGATGTTgattgaatcaggtgtgtttgattagagagaGACAACGTGGCCCTCACTGTTGCTGCTCTGATGAGCAGAAGATGAACCCTAACCTGACCCTCAGTCACTGTATGAAACAAGAGTTAGGTCTTACACTCCATGATGCTGTGCAACGTATTACAGAGAGTCATCTTCAGATGTTCATGGACTCATTGatgacctttgggttacgagtctgactctctaaccgttaggccacgactgccccactTTTGGTGGAGATGTAGATGACGCTGCAGGCCTTACGTCTGTTTCTTCAGAGAAAAGACAGTCAGTGCTGATTCTGACAACTCTGCTGTCTGTGAGACAAGATACATGAATGACACACACATTCAAGGGTGTAAATGTGTCTCAACCAAGTGACGGAGATCATCAGAAGGCAGAGGTACTGTATTTCATGACTGATTCTTTATTTCTCTGACTGACAACATTGAGCGCAGGCTGGAGGAGAACAGAATTAGCTGCTATAAATCTGTCAAACTGACCATCTGATAAAGACGAGCACATCCTACATGAGGATGAGAAACTTCTCATGATACTCAAGACTCTCTCAACCAGTCTGACGCTCCTCAAGAAACTTCACGATTTTAAGTGTCAGGATGTACAGCTCATTTATTTGCTGTATTTCTGCAGATGATTATGATATTAGTGATTATGGGAtcatcatatactgtataaagtttTACAGAGATGTTTTGCATCTATTCCAGAGTCAAGACCTACTAACAATCTTGAGATGGTTGACAGCCGTTCTACACTTTGGTAACAAAAATAGTGTATTAATTATAGCAGCTGTAGTGTTTCAGAGCTGTGATCTCACTGTTGAGGTTTGGAAACATGTGAGTTAGAccgcagtagagcagagatcatCTCTGAACCCAGTTTAGACATACTGTGAATTCTGAATCAagtttctcttctttctttcagtGAGCTTCTGTATGCCACTAAACTCCTTTTGGTTAACAATGGAATGAGATTAGACTGTTTAATTAACTGAATA
Protein-coding regions in this window:
- the LOC109092610 gene encoding uncharacterized protein LOC109092610, producing the protein MADKCHLCLLGLIFLSSLLTGLSGVDDAHVFISSGENVHLSCNNALHDCKSTTWNYYNRFSHSETVELIKLGIKNKDTESYKRLSLGSDCSLNIKNISKEDYGSYICQQWTVNGQKLRTDARVYLHVLHVSSSSSSSSQTEFSAGHSVTLFCQLYSYAGVSCDAWIRSEKIDLFWVNQTGVKLMRSDSRYQISAPDHCISSLTTTLLNEDLNREWRCEVTHRDQVKTSATYTDKRPARADSTTAETSVHITKSNTTTPVTSRPGTVKNTL